One Myxococcales bacterium genomic window carries:
- a CDS encoding HNH endonuclease produces the protein MRKRDRGRCVTCHVDTYKVRRELRKIGRGRTRAIRDRGYKPRQSFWELDHIVPLIDGGSHDDENLQTLCIPCHTAKTAEEARARAARSRSAAKAEAVPAQTFDAMLEAAETR, from the coding sequence ATGCGCAAACGTGACCGCGGGCGCTGCGTCACGTGCCATGTCGATACCTACAAAGTCCGCCGGGAACTACGCAAGATCGGCCGCGGCCGAACTCGCGCAATCCGAGACCGCGGCTACAAACCTCGCCAATCATTCTGGGAACTCGACCACATCGTTCCGTTGATTGACGGAGGTTCCCACGACGACGAAAATCTTCAGACGCTGTGCATTCCGTGCCATACGGCAAAGACCGCGGAGGAGGCGCGGGCGAGAGCAGCTCGTAGTCGGAGCGCTGCGAAGGCGGAGGCCGTTCCAGCTCAGACGTTTGATGCGATGCTCGAGGCGGCGGAGACGAGGTGA